One stretch of Meiothermus sp. QL-1 DNA includes these proteins:
- a CDS encoding thiazole synthase encodes MDTWKVGEEELRSRLILGSGKFRDFGVMREAMAAAGAEVVTVSVRRVELKAPGHVGLLEALEGVRLLPNTAGAKTAEEAVRLARLGRVLTGERWVKLEVIPDPSYLLPDPLETLRAAERLLEEGFVVLPYMGPDLVLAKRLAALGTATVMPLAAPIGSGWGVRTRALLELFARERESLPPVVVDAGLGLPSHAAEVMELGLDAVLVNTAIAEAQDPPRMAEAFRLAVEAGRKAFLAGPMRPREGASPSSPTHGVPLGGRA; translated from the coding sequence ATGGACACCTGGAAGGTAGGGGAAGAGGAGCTTAGGAGCCGGCTCATCCTGGGCTCGGGGAAGTTCCGGGACTTCGGGGTGATGCGGGAGGCCATGGCCGCGGCGGGGGCGGAGGTGGTTACGGTCTCCGTGCGGCGGGTGGAGCTTAAGGCCCCGGGGCACGTGGGCCTTCTGGAGGCCTTAGAGGGGGTGCGGCTTCTGCCCAACACCGCCGGGGCCAAAACGGCGGAGGAGGCGGTGCGCCTGGCCCGCCTGGGCCGGGTGCTCACCGGGGAAAGGTGGGTGAAGCTGGAGGTGATCCCCGACCCCAGCTACCTCCTCCCTGACCCCCTGGAGACCCTGAGGGCGGCGGAGAGGCTTCTGGAGGAGGGCTTCGTGGTCCTGCCCTACATGGGGCCCGATTTGGTCCTGGCCAAGCGGCTTGCCGCCCTGGGCACGGCCACGGTGATGCCCCTGGCGGCCCCCATCGGCTCCGGCTGGGGGGTGAGGACCCGGGCCCTGCTGGAACTCTTCGCCCGGGAGAGGGAGAGCCTCCCCCCGGTGGTGGTGGACGCGGGGCTGGGCCTGCCCTCCCATGCGGCGGAGGTGATGGAGCTGGGGCTGGATGCCGTTTTGGTGAACACCGCCATCGCCGAGGCCCAGGACCCTCCCCGCATGGCCGAGGCCTTCCGGCTGGCGGTGGAGGCGGGGCGGAAGGCCTTCCTGGCGGGCCCCATGCGGCCCAGGGAGGGGGCAAGCCCCTCCAGCCCCACCCACGGGGTGCCCCTGGGGGGCCGGGCATGA
- the thiE gene encoding thiamine phosphate synthase: MQGRLYLVVTPRPGWSQEETLERTERALAGGVEVLQLRAKDWEARPILELGERMRALAQAYGVPFFLNDRPDLAALLGADGVHLGQGDLTPLEARRFFSGLVGRSTHAPEQALRALEEGADYLSVGPVWETPTKPGRKAAGLGYVRWAAEHLEAPWFAIGGIDLANLDQVLEAGARRVVVVRAILDAEDPERAARAFRERLYGVG; encoded by the coding sequence TTGCAGGGAAGGCTTTACCTGGTGGTGACCCCCAGGCCCGGCTGGAGCCAGGAGGAGACCCTGGAGCGCACGGAACGGGCCCTGGCGGGGGGCGTGGAGGTCTTGCAGCTACGGGCCAAGGACTGGGAGGCCCGCCCCATCCTGGAGCTGGGGGAGAGGATGCGGGCCCTGGCCCAGGCCTACGGGGTGCCCTTCTTCCTCAACGACCGGCCCGACCTGGCCGCCCTTCTGGGGGCGGACGGGGTGCACCTGGGCCAGGGGGACCTCACCCCTCTGGAGGCCCGGCGGTTTTTCTCCGGCCTGGTGGGCCGGTCCACCCACGCCCCCGAGCAGGCCCTAAGGGCCTTAGAGGAGGGGGCCGACTACCTCTCGGTGGGGCCCGTGTGGGAGACCCCCACCAAGCCGGGGCGGAAGGCGGCGGGCCTGGGGTATGTGCGCTGGGCGGCGGAGCACCTCGAGGCCCCCTGGTTCGCCATCGGGGGCATAGACCTTGCCAACCTGGACCAGGTCCTGGAGGCGGGGGCCAGGCGGGTGGTGGTGGTGCGGGCCATCCTGGACGCCGAGGACCCCGAGCGGGCGGCCAGGGCCTTTAGGGAGCGGCTTTATGGTGTGGGTTAA
- the modA gene encoding molybdate ABC transporter substrate-binding protein: MRGWVLALGVGLGMVWAQSVRVVAAADLQYALPEIVQAFARQNPGVRVELSFGSSGKFYTQLMQGLPADIFFSADEDFPKRLEQAGRTEPGTLRLYAVGRMVLWASWGLVQQGLDPRSLGPRLLLDPRATRLAIANPVHAPYGRAGVTLLQRFGLLRPLRPVPWEEMTAGIPAYYDTSVLRQGKSSFEFVYGENIAQTAQLALTSTNLGLLALSIARSEALERAGVYWLAPLSSHLRLNQSYVILQGQGRAEVRRFYEFIGTPEARRILRHYGFLLPGENPEE; encoded by the coding sequence ATGCGTGGATGGGTTTTGGCCCTGGGGGTGGGCTTGGGTATGGTCTGGGCCCAGAGCGTGCGGGTGGTGGCGGCCGCCGACCTGCAGTACGCCCTGCCCGAGATAGTCCAGGCCTTCGCACGGCAGAACCCGGGGGTCCGGGTTGAGCTCAGCTTCGGCTCTTCAGGCAAGTTCTACACCCAGCTCATGCAGGGCCTGCCGGCGGACATCTTCTTTTCCGCCGATGAGGACTTCCCCAAGCGGCTGGAACAGGCTGGCCGCACCGAGCCGGGCACCCTCCGGCTTTACGCGGTGGGGCGGATGGTGCTCTGGGCCTCCTGGGGCCTGGTGCAGCAGGGCCTAGACCCCCGTAGCCTGGGCCCCCGCCTCCTGCTCGACCCCCGGGCCACCCGGCTGGCGATTGCCAACCCGGTGCATGCCCCCTATGGCCGGGCGGGGGTGACGCTGCTCCAGCGCTTTGGCCTGTTGCGGCCCCTTCGTCCTGTGCCCTGGGAGGAGATGACCGCCGGCATACCGGCCTACTACGACACCTCGGTCCTGCGCCAGGGAAAGAGCAGTTTCGAGTTTGTCTATGGCGAGAACATCGCCCAGACCGCGCAGCTTGCCCTGACCAGCACCAATTTGGGTCTCCTGGCGCTTTCCATCGCTAGAAGTGAGGCCCTGGAGCGGGCCGGGGTCTACTGGCTGGCCCCCCTGAGCAGCCACCTGCGCCTGAACCAGAGCTACGTGATTCTGCAAGGGCAGGGCCGGGCGGAAGTCCGCCGCTTCTATGAGTTCATCGGCACCCCGGAGGCCCGCCGGATTCTGCGCCACTACGGCTTTCTGCTGCCGGGAGAGAATCCAGAGGAATGA
- the thiS gene encoding sulfur carrier protein ThiS codes for MVWVNGEPKPLEGKTLREALEELGVELGRVAVLLNEEAYPGTELPHHVLREGDVVEVVALMQGG; via the coding sequence ATGGTGTGGGTTAACGGCGAGCCCAAGCCCCTCGAGGGCAAAACCCTGCGGGAGGCCCTGGAGGAGCTGGGGGTAGAGCTTGGCCGGGTGGCCGTCCTCCTCAACGAGGAGGCCTATCCCGGCACCGAGCTCCCCCACCACGTCCTGCGGGAAGGGGACGTGGTGGAGGTGGTGGCCCTCATGCAAGGAGGCTAG
- a CDS encoding cytochrome c — MLRWLALVTGLGVALAQGGAQLYQQNCAFCHGDSGQGRVGAYPPLAQHLPELIRTPEGRAHLIYVMLYGMQGPVRVRGVNYNGVMPAFPQLSDEQVAQVLNYVLTAWGNDRLLPQGHRPITAQEVANLRSTTPRLTPQQVGENRARITVP; from the coding sequence ATGCTTAGGTGGCTCGCTCTAGTAACCGGCCTGGGCGTGGCGCTGGCCCAGGGAGGAGCCCAGCTTTACCAGCAGAACTGCGCCTTCTGCCACGGCGATAGCGGCCAGGGCCGCGTGGGGGCCTACCCTCCTTTGGCCCAGCATCTTCCGGAGCTAATCCGGACGCCCGAGGGCCGGGCCCATCTCATCTATGTCATGCTCTACGGCATGCAGGGGCCGGTGCGGGTCCGAGGGGTGAACTACAACGGGGTGATGCCAGCCTTCCCCCAGCTCAGCGACGAGCAGGTGGCCCAGGTGCTCAACTACGTCCTCACTGCCTGGGGCAACGACCGGCTTTTGCCCCAGGGCCACCGGCCCATCACCGCCCAGGAGGTGGCCAACCTGCGCAGTACCACCCCCCGGCTCACCCCCCAGCAGGTGGGGGAGAACCGGGCCCGCATCACCGTGCCCTGA
- the thiC gene encoding phosphomethylpyrimidine synthase ThiC, whose protein sequence is MTQLEAARKGIITEEMAYVAEKEGVSPEFVREGVASGRIVIPRNPHHHTLRDFKGIGEGLSVKVNANLGTSYDYVDAEEEVEKARVAIQYGADTIMDLSTGGDLKAIRRRILEVATVPLGTVPIYEAEFRAAKRKNFFDMSADELLGVIEEHGQEGVDYITVHVGVTLKNLEVYRQSHRTTGIVSRGGGLMAAWMLHRGEENPLYARFDDLLDIARTYDMTLSLGDGLRPGSLADSTDRAQIAELLTIGELVERARRAGVQAMVEGPGHIPLNEVATNVQVQKKLTGGAPFYILGMLPVDTAAGFDHIAGAIGGALAGWMGADMLCYLTPAEHLGLPTPEHVKEGVIAFKIAAHAADVARGNPRALERNRKMSEARYRLDWEGQFALALFPEEARRLKEERGSRTKACSMCGPFCPMNLVEAVLKGKARMELPVV, encoded by the coding sequence ATGACGCAGCTTGAGGCGGCAAGGAAGGGCATCATCACCGAGGAGATGGCTTACGTGGCCGAGAAGGAGGGGGTTTCCCCCGAGTTTGTGCGGGAGGGGGTGGCATCGGGCCGCATCGTGATCCCCCGCAACCCTCACCACCACACCCTCCGGGACTTCAAGGGCATCGGGGAGGGGCTTTCCGTGAAGGTGAACGCCAACCTGGGCACCTCCTACGATTACGTGGACGCGGAGGAGGAGGTGGAAAAGGCCCGGGTGGCCATCCAGTACGGGGCGGACACCATCATGGACCTCTCCACGGGGGGCGACCTCAAGGCCATCCGCCGCCGCATCCTGGAGGTGGCCACCGTGCCCCTGGGCACCGTGCCCATCTACGAGGCGGAGTTCCGGGCGGCCAAGCGCAAGAACTTCTTTGACATGTCCGCGGACGAGCTCTTGGGGGTGATTGAGGAGCACGGCCAGGAGGGGGTGGACTACATCACCGTCCACGTGGGGGTGACCCTGAAGAACCTGGAGGTCTACCGGCAAAGCCACAGGACCACGGGCATCGTGAGCCGGGGCGGGGGCCTGATGGCCGCCTGGATGCTCCACCGGGGGGAGGAGAACCCCCTTTACGCCCGCTTTGACGACCTCCTGGACATCGCCCGCACCTACGACATGACCCTCTCCCTGGGGGACGGCCTCCGCCCAGGCTCCCTGGCGGACAGCACCGACCGCGCCCAGATTGCCGAGCTCCTTACCATCGGGGAGCTGGTGGAGCGGGCCCGGAGGGCCGGGGTCCAGGCCATGGTGGAAGGCCCCGGGCACATCCCCTTGAACGAGGTGGCCACCAACGTGCAGGTCCAGAAAAAGCTCACCGGGGGGGCTCCCTTCTATATCCTGGGCATGCTCCCCGTGGACACCGCCGCGGGCTTTGACCACATCGCCGGGGCCATCGGCGGGGCCCTGGCGGGCTGGATGGGGGCGGACATGCTCTGCTACCTCACCCCCGCGGAGCACCTGGGCCTCCCCACCCCCGAGCACGTGAAGGAGGGGGTCATCGCCTTCAAGATTGCCGCCCATGCCGCGGACGTGGCCCGGGGGAACCCCAGGGCCCTGGAGCGAAACCGGAAGATGTCCGAGGCCCGCTACCGCCTGGACTGGGAGGGGCAGTTTGCCCTGGCCCTCTTCCCGGAGGAGGCCCGCCGCCTCAAGGAGGAGCGGGGAAGCCGCACCAAGGCCTGCAGCATGTGCGGCCCCTTCTGCCCCATGAACCTGGTGGAGGCGGTGCTCAAGGGGAAGGCCCGGATGGAGCTGCCCGTGGTCTAG
- a CDS encoding PadR family transcriptional regulator: MPPRLSTTDWAVLSALLEGESHGFRLAALFSLEGELGEIWRIQRPQVYRSLEHLQSLGLIEVVRCEEGLAGPPRTLFALTEAGRQAALGWLFTPVERLRYGRSDLRLKIAFLLRLGLDLRSFLQAQQAVYERILRSLEQQQAESRVRRVSLLWRQQMARASLGFVQRLLEDPGLWS, encoded by the coding sequence ATGCCTCCCCGGCTTTCCACCACCGACTGGGCGGTGCTGTCGGCCCTGCTGGAGGGTGAGTCGCATGGTTTTCGGCTGGCGGCCTTGTTTTCCTTGGAGGGGGAGCTCGGGGAGATCTGGCGCATCCAGCGCCCCCAGGTTTACCGCTCCCTCGAGCACCTGCAGAGTCTGGGCCTGATCGAGGTGGTGCGGTGCGAGGAGGGGCTGGCGGGCCCGCCCCGCACCCTCTTCGCCCTGACCGAGGCCGGGCGGCAGGCTGCTTTGGGCTGGCTCTTTACCCCGGTGGAGCGTCTGCGCTATGGGCGCTCCGACCTCCGGCTCAAGATTGCCTTTTTGTTGCGCTTAGGGCTGGACCTGAGGAGCTTCTTGCAGGCCCAGCAGGCGGTCTACGAGCGGATTCTTCGCTCGCTCGAGCAGCAGCAAGCAGAGAGCCGGGTCCGCCGGGTTTCGCTGTTGTGGCGCCAGCAGATGGCCCGTGCCAGTCTGGGCTTCGTGCAGAGGTTGTTGGAGGACCCCGGCTTGTGGAGCTAG
- the modB gene encoding molybdate ABC transporter permease subunit codes for MSDPAFWQTLRLTLAVGLTTTAILLLVGIPLAWVLAHKRFFAKRVVESVVLLPLTLPPTVLGFYLLLLLGQNGPLAQTFGFSWAFRFEGLVVGSVLFSLPFAVNGYREAFRALDPDLLQTARTLGAGWGRVWFGVILPLTWPGILSGSILAFAHTLGEFGVVLMVGGSIPGKTQMVSIYIYDQVQALRFERAAEAAGVLLGISFALVYLVRTLEDVWRSRMPSSSR; via the coding sequence ATGAGCGACCCCGCCTTCTGGCAGACCCTGCGCCTTACCCTGGCGGTAGGCCTGACCACCACCGCCATCCTTTTGCTGGTGGGCATTCCTTTGGCCTGGGTGCTGGCCCACAAGAGGTTTTTCGCCAAGCGGGTCGTCGAGTCGGTGGTGCTCCTGCCCCTCACCCTGCCGCCCACGGTTTTGGGGTTCTACCTGCTTCTGCTGCTGGGGCAAAACGGCCCGCTGGCCCAGACTTTTGGTTTTAGCTGGGCCTTCCGCTTCGAAGGGTTGGTGGTGGGCTCGGTGCTCTTCAGCCTGCCCTTTGCCGTCAACGGCTACCGCGAGGCCTTTCGGGCGCTGGACCCCGATCTTCTGCAGACTGCCCGGACGCTGGGGGCAGGCTGGGGGCGGGTTTGGTTCGGGGTCATCCTGCCCCTCACCTGGCCCGGTATTCTTTCGGGCTCCATCCTGGCCTTTGCCCATACCCTGGGCGAGTTTGGGGTGGTGCTGATGGTGGGGGGGAGCATCCCTGGCAAGACCCAGATGGTGAGCATCTACATCTACGACCAGGTGCAGGCCCTGCGGTTTGAGCGGGCGGCCGAGGCTGCGGGGGTCTTGCTGGGCATAAGCTTTGCCCTGGTCTACCTGGTGCGTACCCTGGAGGACGTGTGGAGATCGCGTATGCCCTCGAGCAGCCGATAA
- a CDS encoding FAD-dependent oxidoreductase has protein sequence MRAEVAVVGAGVVGALAAYELRKRGLSVLLLDAGKAGAATLASAGMLAPYPEGLSGELLKGAHFGLDYYPALLAELRRQGLEVEAGFSGTHVVALSQGEKALWGAEEPLPYPVRGGLGARAFPGGYVNPRALRAALLQALAAMGVPRLEAEVEGVGEGRVRWREGEARVRWVLLAVGAWGGRFSLPVRPLRGEALLLKGPPPPAPLFAGDGYLLPREGGVYVGATSREGWGGGVDLFGLRWLVDYAHERFPLLEGAGFLGALWGYRPLGELFIGEVEEGVLAAVGHGRNGVLLAPWTAHRVLRFLGVEYDAA, from the coding sequence ATGAGGGCCGAGGTGGCGGTGGTGGGGGCGGGGGTGGTGGGGGCCCTGGCCGCCTACGAGCTCAGGAAGCGGGGCCTTTCCGTGCTCCTTCTGGACGCAGGGAAGGCGGGGGCGGCCACCCTGGCCAGCGCCGGGATGCTGGCCCCCTACCCCGAGGGGCTTTCCGGGGAGCTCCTCAAGGGGGCCCACTTCGGCCTGGACTACTACCCGGCCCTTTTAGCAGAGCTGAGGAGGCAGGGCCTCGAGGTGGAGGCGGGGTTTTCCGGCACCCACGTGGTGGCCCTCTCCCAGGGGGAAAAGGCCCTCTGGGGGGCGGAGGAGCCCCTGCCCTACCCGGTGCGGGGGGGCCTGGGCGCCAGGGCCTTCCCCGGGGGGTACGTGAACCCCAGGGCCCTGAGGGCCGCCCTCCTCCAGGCCCTTGCCGCCATGGGGGTGCCCCGCCTCGAGGCCGAGGTGGAGGGGGTAGGGGAGGGCCGGGTCCGCTGGCGGGAGGGGGAGGCCAGGGTGCGGTGGGTCCTGCTGGCCGTGGGGGCCTGGGGCGGGCGCTTTAGCCTGCCGGTGCGGCCCCTTAGGGGTGAGGCCCTCCTCCTAAAGGGCCCTCCGCCCCCCGCCCCCCTCTTCGCCGGGGATGGGTACCTCCTGCCCCGGGAAGGGGGGGTGTACGTGGGGGCCACGAGCCGGGAGGGCTGGGGCGGGGGGGTGGACCTCTTCGGCTTGAGGTGGCTTGTCGACTATGCCCACGAGCGCTTTCCCCTCCTGGAGGGGGCGGGTTTCTTGGGGGCTCTCTGGGGCTACCGGCCCCTGGGGGAGCTTTTCATAGGGGAGGTAGAAGAGGGGGTTTTGGCGGCGGTGGGGCACGGGAGGAACGGGGTCCTCCTGGCCCCCTGGACGGCCCATAGGGTGCTTAGGTTTTTGGGGGTAGAGTATGACGCAGCTTGA
- the thiD gene encoding bifunctional hydroxymethylpyrimidine kinase/phosphomethylpyrimidine kinase yields the protein MRVALTIAGSDSGGGAGVQADLKVFTRFGVYGTSALTLITAQNTLGVQELYLLPPALVYAQIRSVAEDLPPHAAKTGALGDAAIVEAVAEAVGRFGLGPLVVDPVMVAKGGDPLLAPEAVAALKEKLFPLASLITPNRLEAEALLGAPIRTLEEAEEAAKALLALGPKAVLLKGGHLEGEEAVDLLATPEGLQAFRAQRVPTRNTHGTGCTLSAAITALLALGRPLEVAVAEAKAYLTRALLSAPPLGRGHGPLNHWA from the coding sequence GTGCGCGTAGCCCTCACCATCGCGGGCTCGGACTCCGGGGGCGGGGCCGGGGTGCAGGCGGACCTCAAGGTCTTCACCCGCTTCGGGGTCTATGGCACCAGTGCCCTCACCCTCATCACCGCCCAGAACACCCTGGGGGTGCAGGAGCTTTACCTGCTTCCCCCTGCCCTGGTCTACGCCCAGATCCGGAGCGTGGCCGAGGACCTGCCCCCCCACGCGGCCAAGACCGGGGCCTTGGGGGATGCGGCCATTGTGGAGGCCGTGGCTGAGGCGGTGGGGCGGTTTGGCCTTGGGCCTTTGGTGGTGGACCCGGTGATGGTGGCCAAGGGGGGGGACCCCCTCCTGGCCCCGGAGGCGGTGGCTGCCCTTAAGGAGAAGCTTTTCCCCCTGGCCAGCCTCATCACCCCCAACCGCCTCGAGGCCGAAGCCCTCCTGGGTGCCCCCATCCGCACCCTGGAGGAGGCCGAGGAGGCGGCCAAGGCCCTCCTGGCCCTGGGCCCCAAGGCGGTGCTCCTCAAGGGGGGGCACCTGGAGGGGGAGGAGGCGGTGGACCTCCTGGCCACCCCCGAGGGCCTCCAGGCCTTCCGCGCCCAAAGGGTCCCCACCCGGAACACCCACGGCACGGGGTGTACCCTTTCCGCCGCCATCACCGCCCTCCTGGCCCTGGGCAGGCCCCTGGAGGTGGCGGTGGCCGAGGCCAAGGCCTACCTCACCCGGGCCCTCCTGAGCGCACCCCCCCTGGGCCGGGGGCATGGGCCGCTGAACCACTGGGCCTAG
- a CDS encoding LON peptidase substrate-binding domain-containing protein: protein MRRLPLFPLPQTVVFPGLLIPLYIFEERYKQMVRHLLAQGEERRFVITLATAAGIREVGGYVELLAASENPDGTFNILCRGGERCRVEGVGVLEPHLYHTTLDIPFPLERAPRSEEIVAAWDALETFRSYMAGLADPKALEAALANLPDDPLYQATFLCANLRVSPLDKQALLEAPSLLARLELAQTLMRQGPFPNHPAEA from the coding sequence GTGCGGCGGCTGCCCCTCTTTCCCCTGCCTCAGACGGTGGTTTTTCCCGGGCTTCTGATTCCCCTCTACATCTTCGAAGAGCGCTACAAGCAGATGGTGCGCCATCTGCTGGCCCAAGGCGAGGAACGGCGCTTCGTCATCACCCTCGCCACAGCCGCAGGCATCCGCGAGGTAGGGGGGTACGTAGAGCTGCTGGCCGCCTCGGAGAACCCCGATGGCACCTTCAACATCCTCTGCCGGGGTGGGGAGCGCTGCCGGGTGGAGGGGGTGGGCGTGCTCGAGCCCCACCTCTACCACACCACCCTGGACATCCCCTTTCCCCTGGAGAGGGCCCCCCGCAGCGAGGAGATCGTGGCCGCCTGGGATGCGCTGGAAACCTTTCGCAGCTACATGGCCGGCCTGGCCGACCCCAAGGCCCTGGAAGCGGCCCTCGCCAACCTGCCGGATGACCCCCTCTACCAGGCCACCTTCCTGTGCGCGAACCTGCGGGTCTCCCCTCTGGACAAGCAGGCCCTGCTGGAGGCCCCCTCGCTTCTGGCCCGGCTCGAGCTGGCCCAGACCCTCATGCGCCAGGGTCCTTTTCCAAACCACCCCGCCGAGGCCTAG